One Cohnella candidum genomic region harbors:
- a CDS encoding ABC transporter substrate-binding protein, whose amino-acid sequence MRRAVCALLSLVLFAIVIGGCGGRPEEAKKAAPDVSLNLWGWIDSGSLEERVVQEAVADFNRSNPFHAQIDYQTFNDDFKIKIATEAAANNLPDLFFSWEEGFLAPFVRSGMVLPLDDMIDQTRFIPGILDHVSFDGHVYAMPLVRTAEVVYYNRALFEKYHITVPSTTDELIAAVRTLRAAGVTPIALGNKDVWPGGLLLGTLVYRHGGGAVFRKAADGDVPFTAKPFIDAAADFKRLVDAGAFGRNTNSADMDTARRQFMEGKAAMWVMGSWELDDLNADQLPDGKPNPLHGHVGFFNWPEVSDGAAGREAWIVSPDFNIAVSRNVRSKEAAAYFLKLISSPKYQGEMVRISHLPATVLREASKSTDSPLVSELMRQLGSAKDTITFPDRIMGQTTIGGAMNASVQELLIGRDPKETMKRLEERASEYRSESAGR is encoded by the coding sequence ATGAGGCGGGCGGTCTGCGCGTTGCTTTCGCTGGTATTGTTCGCAATCGTGATAGGGGGATGCGGCGGCCGACCGGAGGAGGCGAAGAAGGCGGCGCCCGACGTCAGTTTGAATTTGTGGGGATGGATCGACAGCGGTTCGCTGGAGGAAAGAGTCGTGCAAGAGGCGGTCGCCGATTTCAATAGATCGAATCCCTTCCACGCTCAAATCGATTACCAGACCTTCAACGACGATTTCAAAATCAAAATCGCGACGGAAGCGGCCGCGAACAACCTGCCCGACCTCTTTTTTTCCTGGGAAGAAGGCTTTCTCGCGCCATTCGTACGAAGCGGCATGGTATTGCCGCTTGACGACATGATCGACCAAACCCGGTTCATTCCCGGTATACTGGACCATGTGTCTTTCGACGGGCATGTTTACGCCATGCCGCTTGTCCGAACCGCGGAAGTGGTCTATTATAACCGGGCGTTGTTCGAGAAGTATCACATAACCGTTCCCTCGACGACCGACGAGTTGATCGCGGCGGTACGAACGCTTCGCGCCGCGGGCGTGACTCCGATCGCGCTCGGCAACAAGGATGTGTGGCCGGGCGGGCTCTTATTGGGAACGCTGGTTTATCGTCACGGAGGCGGCGCGGTTTTCCGCAAGGCGGCCGACGGTGACGTTCCGTTCACGGCAAAACCGTTTATTGACGCGGCGGCCGATTTTAAGCGTTTGGTGGATGCGGGGGCTTTCGGCCGCAACACCAACAGCGCGGATATGGACACCGCCCGGCGGCAGTTCATGGAAGGCAAGGCCGCCATGTGGGTCATGGGATCCTGGGAACTGGACGATCTGAACGCCGATCAGCTTCCGGACGGCAAGCCGAATCCGCTTCATGGACATGTCGGATTTTTCAATTGGCCGGAGGTCAGCGACGGTGCGGCAGGTCGGGAGGCTTGGATCGTTTCGCCGGATTTCAACATCGCCGTAAGCCGGAACGTGCGCAGCAAGGAGGCTGCCGCGTATTTTCTGAAACTGATCTCGTCGCCGAAGTACCAAGGGGAGATGGTGCGGATATCTCATTTGCCGGCCACGGTATTGCGGGAAGCCTCCAAGTCGACCGACAGCCCGCTGGTGTCGGAACTGATGCGCCAATTGGGAAGCGCGAAAGACACCATTACGTTTCCTGACCGCATCATGGGCCAAACGACGATCGGCGGCGCGATGAACGCTTCGGTCCAGGAGTTGCTCATCGGCCGGGATCCGAAGGAAACGATGAAGAGACTGGAAGAGCGGGCTTCGGAGTACCGGAGTGAAAGCGCCGGCCGATAG
- a CDS encoding response regulator transcription factor: MSYKLLICDDERMIREGILHAVDWPSIGIGTVATAKDGEEGWSWAREHRPELVITDIRMPKLDGLELLNRIMLAFPYTKVILLTGHGEFEYAQQAIRGRAFDYVLKPTNPEALITVCTFALEELSANAKRTVLATEEEKDESERLIQQIVRYVQEHFKEQITLETAAKQVHLSTVHLNRVLKKEMGTTFLEYLTHVRIEEAKRLLLSTRLTVHEISFDVGYRDPKYFSQLFRKMTGSKPSEYAEDVRGNSGESGRKVSP; this comes from the coding sequence ATGAGTTACAAGCTACTAATCTGTGACGATGAACGCATGATCCGCGAGGGTATCCTCCATGCCGTGGACTGGCCGTCGATCGGGATCGGCACGGTCGCAACGGCCAAAGACGGGGAGGAGGGCTGGTCCTGGGCACGGGAGCATCGGCCTGAGCTCGTCATCACCGATATCCGTATGCCGAAGCTTGACGGGTTGGAGCTGTTGAACCGTATTATGCTGGCCTTTCCCTACACCAAAGTCATCCTGCTGACGGGCCATGGAGAATTCGAGTACGCGCAGCAGGCGATTCGCGGTCGAGCATTCGACTATGTACTGAAGCCGACCAATCCGGAGGCGCTGATCACGGTCTGCACGTTCGCTCTGGAAGAGTTGTCGGCAAACGCGAAGCGCACCGTCCTGGCGACGGAGGAAGAGAAGGATGAATCCGAACGGTTGATTCAGCAGATCGTTCGTTATGTGCAAGAGCATTTTAAGGAGCAAATTACGTTAGAAACCGCGGCGAAGCAAGTTCATCTCAGTACGGTTCACTTAAACCGCGTTTTGAAAAAAGAGATGGGTACCACCTTTCTGGAATATTTGACTCACGTAAGGATCGAGGAGGCCAAGCGGTTGCTTTTGTCCACTCGGCTGACGGTTCACGAAATCAGCTTTGACGTCGGCTATCGCGATCCGAAATATTTTAGCCAGCTTTTCCGTAAAATGACCGGGTCAAAGCCCTCCGAATACGCGGAGGACGTTCGCGGGAATTCCGGAGAAAGCGGCAGGAAGGTTTCGCCATGA
- a CDS encoding cache domain-containing sensor histidine kinase gives MIPTLKRMVGRSLRARLLTILLLFSMLGLTLLSLALYWRSSDILIEQEQRHNRLELDQLANNLQAFVTQTDVISKDFAASETVQSVLARSNATGGVDIDEQQAIDRYIGKTVVTHSDWLSSINLFDLHGSSYYEGLGATIIGQEAYKALLASPFYQRMEEGRGKMVVGPLDGDGSHVLVGRIVNRISDFQPAGLLIMHVKVNAVTSYFSASGGSGTSHYALFNPYGNALRSDSDEPSDTRLLKVRDGAETKVEDTKYLLSRADIPGADWTLIKLTSIESIIQGTVVLQQTLLVFGLVSAPVIVLLSIIISDRVSRPLNKLTGLMRKSVEDRFLVKAPTERLDEVGELNRTYNLMMQEINDLINKEYKLNYLNKEMELRSLQAQINPHFIYNTLESINWASRMHGLDDVGRMAESLANLLRISIRDQDKPYRVREEISYVSNYMAIQQYRFEDRVHLELDVPESLYDVRLPKLIIQPLIENAIVHNLDTADRPVHIVFRMRTDESGAFAVVTVADNGGGIPDAIIGGFDREVEGDGFPRGLANVHRRLVLNYGESGGLRIHSSPNGTTIRFKIPMEKEGKQHELQATNL, from the coding sequence ATGATTCCAACATTGAAGAGAATGGTGGGGCGCTCGCTTCGTGCGCGACTGCTTACCATCCTGCTGCTGTTCAGCATGCTCGGTCTCACGCTGCTCAGCTTGGCCTTATATTGGCGTTCCTCCGATATTCTGATTGAGCAGGAGCAGAGGCATAACCGGCTGGAGCTTGACCAGTTGGCGAACAATCTTCAGGCTTTCGTCACTCAGACCGACGTGATCTCTAAGGACTTCGCCGCCTCCGAGACTGTCCAGAGCGTCCTCGCCCGTTCCAATGCAACCGGAGGCGTGGATATCGACGAACAGCAGGCGATCGACCGGTACATCGGAAAGACTGTTGTCACGCACAGCGACTGGCTGTCGTCCATTAACCTTTTCGACCTGCACGGATCGTCTTATTACGAAGGACTTGGCGCAACCATCATCGGGCAGGAAGCCTACAAGGCGCTGCTGGCTTCGCCTTTCTACCAGCGCATGGAAGAAGGCCGCGGTAAAATGGTGGTCGGACCGCTTGACGGTGACGGAAGCCACGTGCTTGTCGGCCGGATCGTCAATCGAATCAGTGACTTTCAGCCGGCTGGGCTGCTGATCATGCACGTGAAAGTGAATGCGGTGACCTCATACTTCAGTGCATCCGGAGGAAGCGGGACCTCCCATTATGCGCTATTCAACCCTTATGGCAACGCCTTGAGGTCCGATTCGGATGAACCTTCCGATACGCGGCTTCTGAAAGTACGGGACGGGGCTGAGACGAAAGTCGAGGATACAAAGTACCTTCTCTCCCGAGCGGACATTCCTGGCGCAGATTGGACGCTTATCAAACTAACCTCCATCGAATCGATCATTCAAGGGACTGTGGTGCTTCAACAGACGCTGCTCGTGTTCGGTCTCGTCAGTGCCCCTGTGATCGTGTTGTTGTCGATCATCATCTCGGACAGGGTTTCAAGGCCGCTTAACAAACTGACCGGCCTGATGCGGAAGTCGGTCGAAGACCGTTTTCTCGTGAAAGCACCTACGGAGAGGCTTGATGAGGTCGGCGAGCTTAACCGGACCTATAACTTGATGATGCAGGAGATCAATGACCTGATCAACAAGGAATACAAGCTGAATTACCTGAATAAGGAAATGGAGCTGCGTTCGCTTCAAGCGCAGATCAACCCGCATTTTATCTATAACACGCTGGAATCGATTAACTGGGCGTCACGCATGCATGGACTGGACGATGTCGGCCGCATGGCGGAATCGCTTGCTAACCTTTTGAGGATCTCGATACGAGATCAGGACAAACCGTACCGGGTCCGTGAAGAAATATCCTACGTTTCCAACTACATGGCGATCCAGCAGTATCGATTCGAAGACCGCGTGCATCTGGAACTTGACGTACCGGAGTCACTATACGACGTTCGTCTTCCCAAACTCATCATCCAGCCGCTGATCGAAAACGCCATCGTTCATAATTTGGATACGGCGGATCGGCCCGTTCATATCGTCTTTCGAATGCGGACCGATGAATCTGGCGCGTTCGCTGTCGTCACTGTGGCGGATAACGGCGGCGGCATTCCGGATGCCATTATCGGCGGCTTTGACCGGGAAGTGGAGGGGGACGGGTTTCCCCGGGGTTTGGCCAACGTGCACAGAAGATTGGTGCTGAACTACGGGGAAAGCGGGGGTCTCCGAATCCACAGCTCTCCAAATGGCACTACGATCCGATTCAAGATCCCGATGGAGAAGGAAGGAAAGCAGCATGAGTTACAAGCTACTAATCTGTGA
- a CDS encoding phage tail protein: protein MSYVVDFKNVSTVGLESSPVAEALAGLRANEARYFMTKYKHEFTVVPASESQETLDYVNRILKEERGIEFAAKPLETSRLRVENIDWTYVFYEDGLSVNVLYTVDDPKKRAVGFKLSEGMEVPSELGKFKFARQKSKLAGTIRGSFFVIKGEYQ from the coding sequence ATGTCCTATGTCGTTGATTTCAAAAACGTGTCTACGGTCGGTTTAGAGTCTTCGCCTGTTGCAGAAGCGCTTGCCGGGTTGCGCGCGAATGAAGCCCGTTACTTTATGACCAAATACAAGCATGAATTTACGGTTGTACCGGCCAGCGAAAGCCAAGAGACCCTGGATTACGTGAACCGGATATTGAAGGAAGAGCGCGGTATTGAGTTTGCGGCCAAGCCTTTGGAAACTTCACGCTTACGGGTGGAAAATATCGATTGGACCTACGTCTTTTATGAGGATGGTCTTTCGGTCAACGTTTTGTATACGGTGGATGACCCTAAGAAACGGGCCGTTGGCTTTAAGCTTTCTGAGGGGATGGAGGTACCAAGCGAGTTAGGGAAGTTTAAGTTTGCCAGGCAGAAGTCCAAACTAGCCGGAACGATTCGGGGCTCCTTTTTCGTCATCAAAGGGGAGTACCAATAA
- a CDS encoding YybH family protein, which translates to MKANFLKVQDVLENYKSSVYEKNVESFLSAYSPEIHIYDCWGSWDSKGISSWKAKVEEWFNGLRAEGVSLHVDFNDVVVEENLNLAFVHCAVTFAAHELESGEKLRQITNRFTFGLRKDNDSWIIVHEHSSLPISGESGKALFDLR; encoded by the coding sequence TTGAAAGCTAATTTTTTAAAAGTTCAGGATGTGCTTGAAAACTACAAGTCTTCCGTTTACGAAAAGAACGTAGAAAGCTTCTTATCGGCTTATTCCCCTGAAATACATATTTATGATTGCTGGGGGAGTTGGGATTCCAAAGGTATCTCCTCTTGGAAAGCAAAAGTTGAGGAGTGGTTTAACGGGTTGAGGGCGGAGGGTGTTTCCCTTCATGTTGATTTCAACGACGTAGTCGTCGAAGAAAACTTGAATCTTGCATTCGTTCATTGTGCCGTTACCTTTGCTGCTCACGAATTAGAATCAGGAGAGAAACTTCGTCAAATCACAAATCGCTTCACCTTCGGGTTAAGAAAAGATAATGATTCCTGGATCATCGTCCATGAACATTCATCTTTACCGATTAGTGGAGAAAGCGGAAAGGCTCTTTTTGATTTAAGGTAA
- a CDS encoding DinB family protein, with protein MKTIKRMMDHLIWADERILDALEESGTKNKDLLKLVRHVAIAERVWLSRLQGKDSSQYSLWQEAEDLTAIRTMFEENAEQYRIYIEGLEETELDEMIDYANQSGVPFRTSIRDILLQVLLHGQYHRGQINRALRIESAEPVQVDYITFARL; from the coding sequence ATGAAGACGATCAAGCGCATGATGGACCACCTGATCTGGGCGGACGAAAGAATCTTGGACGCGCTTGAGGAGAGCGGGACGAAGAACAAGGACCTTCTGAAGCTGGTTCGGCACGTCGCGATCGCGGAACGAGTCTGGCTGTCCCGATTGCAAGGCAAGGACAGCTCGCAATATTCGTTGTGGCAGGAAGCGGAAGACCTGACGGCGATCCGGACGATGTTCGAAGAAAACGCCGAACAATACCGCATCTATATTGAAGGGCTCGAGGAAACCGAGTTGGACGAGATGATCGACTATGCGAACCAGAGCGGGGTTCCATTCCGAACGTCCATCCGGGACATCCTGTTGCAGGTCCTTTTACATGGACAATATCACCGGGGACAGATTAACCGTGCACTTCGGATCGAATCGGCAGAGCCTGTCCAAGTGGATTACATCACTTTCGCGAGGCTCTAA
- a CDS encoding dihydrofolate reductase family protein: MRKLVLFMHVSLDGYASDSNGGLGWIPYNEELEKYAEEVVAEVGSPVYGRTTYQMMESYWPTVLDDPSSTAHEIEHAKWIQDVKKIVISGTMDKPEWNNTMLIKDNIAEEIKALKEQPGKNLVIFGSPGAAKTLLELGLIDELLLTICPVVLGSGKSAFEGVEKIKLKLLSSRTFKSGIIATRYEMEK; the protein is encoded by the coding sequence ATGAGAAAACTCGTATTGTTCATGCATGTGTCGCTGGATGGGTATGCTTCGGATTCCAATGGAGGACTGGGTTGGATTCCGTACAACGAGGAATTAGAGAAATACGCTGAGGAGGTCGTAGCTGAAGTCGGCTCTCCCGTTTACGGGCGTACGACGTACCAGATGATGGAGAGTTACTGGCCCACGGTTCTGGACGATCCGAGTTCGACGGCGCACGAAATCGAGCATGCTAAATGGATACAGGATGTTAAGAAGATCGTCATTTCCGGCACGATGGACAAGCCGGAATGGAACAATACGATGCTGATCAAGGACAATATCGCAGAGGAAATCAAGGCGCTCAAGGAGCAGCCTGGCAAAAATCTCGTGATCTTCGGCAGCCCGGGGGCTGCGAAGACGCTGCTTGAGCTCGGCCTGATCGACGAATTGCTGCTGACGATTTGTCCGGTCGTCCTGGGCAGCGGAAAATCGGCATTCGAAGGCGTCGAGAAAATCAAGCTCAAGCTGCTGTCCAGCCGAACGTTCAAGTCGGGCATCATCGCGACCCGCTATGAGATGGAGAAATAA
- a CDS encoding dihydrofolate reductase family protein → MMRKIIVLEHLTLDGVIQAPGGPDEDISDGFAYGGWSAPYSNEIVGTLLRRQMNMPFDLLLGRKTYEIWAPYWPQHADVWPMANKAIKYVASNTMTFGEWQPSVILSGDIAEQIAQIKQQQGPDLHVWGSGDLIQTLIKHDLVDVFWLMIYPITLGSGKRLFADGTIPAAFKVTESKVAPNGVIVVNYERAGAITTGSL, encoded by the coding sequence ATGATGAGAAAAATTATTGTGCTTGAACATTTAACCCTTGATGGAGTCATACAAGCCCCCGGCGGGCCAGACGAAGATATCAGCGACGGTTTTGCATATGGCGGGTGGTCAGCGCCATATTCCAACGAGATCGTTGGAACGCTCCTGAGAAGGCAGATGAACATGCCGTTCGATTTGTTGTTAGGGCGCAAAACCTATGAAATTTGGGCACCGTATTGGCCGCAACACGCGGACGTATGGCCGATGGCCAACAAGGCAATCAAATACGTCGCCTCTAACACCATGACATTTGGCGAATGGCAGCCGTCCGTGATTTTAAGTGGAGATATTGCGGAACAAATCGCTCAAATCAAGCAACAGCAGGGGCCGGATTTGCACGTTTGGGGAAGCGGTGATCTCATTCAGACGCTTATCAAGCATGATTTGGTCGATGTGTTCTGGCTGATGATATATCCTATAACGCTGGGCAGTGGAAAGCGGTTGTTTGCGGATGGCACGATCCCGGCGGCATTCAAGGTAACGGAAAGCAAAGTCGCCCCGAATGGCGTTATTGTCGTGAATTACGAGCGTGCAGGCGCAATCACAACCGGAAGTTTATGA
- a CDS encoding MerR family transcriptional regulator, with protein MKIQELADKMGLTIHTIRYYEKEGLLDDRHVRRESNNYRNYSEEAVERLKLIKKFQSIGCSLAELKEVLRDHDANTQTNRQIIDWIRGKKKEIESKKEEYDQMLGTLNKMLEYRTLLMDDPNKAQEMLKSWHENPLIPRDGYDSSK; from the coding sequence ATGAAAATTCAAGAACTGGCGGACAAGATGGGATTAACGATCCATACGATCCGCTATTACGAAAAGGAAGGCTTGCTGGATGATCGGCATGTCCGGCGGGAAAGCAACAATTATCGCAACTATTCGGAAGAGGCTGTCGAGCGGTTGAAGCTCATTAAGAAGTTCCAGTCTATCGGCTGTTCACTTGCTGAACTGAAGGAAGTTTTGAGGGATCACGACGCCAACACCCAAACGAACCGTCAGATTATCGATTGGATTCGCGGCAAGAAGAAGGAGATCGAGAGCAAAAAGGAAGAGTATGACCAAATGCTGGGCACCCTTAACAAAATGCTGGAGTATCGGACTTTGCTTATGGACGATCCAAACAAAGCGCAAGAGATGCTAAAGTCTTGGCATGAAAACCCCTTAATACCGAGGGACGGGTACGATAGTTCAAAATAA
- a CDS encoding SDR family oxidoreductase yields MQVFVTGATGYVGSAVVRELIGAGHTVSGLCRSEEKAAGLKAAGAEAVYGTLDDLDTLGRAAAAADGVIHLAFTNDFSDFEGALALDLRAVEVMGAALEGSGKPFITTAHANGHTVDQAVLAKAEQGVRASIISLAPSVHGEGDKGFVPMMINIARAKGFAAYIGDGMNRWPAVHRLDAAVLYRLALESAPAGSRLLGAGDEGIPLHEIAAVIGRQLKVPTVGITPEEAAAHFGFLGTIAALDITSLYNTPQASLATRELLGWKPMQPGLIADLEEGHYFA; encoded by the coding sequence ATGCAGGTTTTTGTTACAGGAGCAACAGGGTACGTCGGTTCCGCTGTCGTCCGAGAACTGATCGGCGCGGGACATACCGTATCGGGTCTTTGCCGTTCCGAAGAGAAAGCCGCGGGACTAAAGGCTGCGGGAGCTGAAGCGGTGTACGGTACGCTGGACGATCTCGATACACTGGGCAGAGCCGCCGCGGCTGCGGATGGCGTGATTCATCTGGCGTTCACTAACGATTTTTCCGACTTTGAAGGCGCGCTGGCTCTGGATTTGCGGGCTGTTGAAGTCATGGGAGCGGCGCTGGAAGGCTCCGGGAAGCCGTTCATTACGACGGCTCACGCAAATGGACATACCGTGGATCAAGCAGTGCTCGCAAAGGCAGAGCAGGGCGTTAGGGCATCGATCATCTCGCTTGCGCCGTCCGTTCACGGCGAAGGCGATAAGGGCTTTGTGCCTATGATGATCAATATCGCCCGGGCGAAGGGCTTCGCAGCCTACATCGGCGACGGAATGAATCGCTGGCCGGCAGTTCACCGCCTGGATGCGGCGGTTCTGTACCGTCTGGCGCTGGAATCCGCCCCGGCGGGCTCGCGGCTGCTAGGCGCCGGCGATGAAGGCATTCCGCTCCATGAGATCGCTGCGGTCATCGGGCGTCAATTGAAAGTGCCGACGGTCGGCATCACGCCTGAAGAAGCCGCCGCCCATTTCGGCTTTCTTGGCACCATAGCGGCATTAGACATCACAAGCTTGTACAACACTCCCCAAGCGAGTCTGGCAACACGGGAGCTTCTGGGTTGGAAACCGATGCAGCCCGGACTGATCGCCGATCTCGAAGAAGGGCATTATTTTGCATAA
- a CDS encoding cupin domain-containing protein, translated as MAKHEEVKNGVIFPVGDKNEAFARYFVGQSYLQTLVADPQVSVGVGNVTFEPGCRNNWHIHRDGFQLLLVTGGEGWYQEDGKPAQPLKAGDVIVTHDGVKHWHGAAKDSWFEHIAITAGKPEWLEPVTDEEYNKL; from the coding sequence ATGGCAAAACATGAAGAAGTTAAAAATGGCGTGATTTTCCCGGTGGGGGATAAGAATGAAGCCTTTGCACGATACTTCGTGGGTCAAAGCTACCTTCAAACCTTGGTTGCCGATCCTCAAGTGAGCGTTGGCGTCGGCAACGTGACGTTCGAGCCAGGCTGCAGAAACAACTGGCACATTCATCGGGATGGATTCCAACTGTTGTTGGTCACCGGCGGCGAAGGCTGGTACCAAGAAGATGGAAAACCCGCGCAGCCATTAAAAGCAGGCGATGTGATCGTCACCCACGACGGCGTAAAACATTGGCATGGCGCTGCGAAAGACAGCTGGTTTGAACACATTGCGATCACCGCAGGCAAGCCGGAATGGTTGGAGCCCGTAACGGATGAGGAATATAACAAGTTATAA
- a CDS encoding carboxymuconolactone decarboxylase family protein: MERSERKYKQLFGEGLPAAYATDPDFQEILSRFIFGEVFYQGNLDDKQRELITLVVLTVNQTLPQLKAHVQAALNVGLNPVEIKEAVYQCAPYIGFPKTLNAINELNEVFKVHNIAIPLESQKQVNEETRFDKGLAVQTEIFGDVIPKMRASAPANQKHIQYYLSSFCFGDFYTRGGLDLKTRELLTLCIISALGGAEGQVRAHVQGNLNVGHDKETLIAAITHCLPYIGFPRTLNALACVNEIIPEN; the protein is encoded by the coding sequence GTGGAACGAAGCGAACGGAAATATAAGCAGCTATTCGGCGAGGGATTGCCGGCCGCCTACGCGACCGATCCTGATTTTCAGGAGATCTTGAGCCGATTCATTTTCGGGGAGGTTTTTTACCAAGGCAATTTGGATGATAAGCAACGCGAATTGATCACGCTCGTCGTGCTTACGGTCAATCAGACGCTGCCCCAGCTCAAGGCGCACGTTCAAGCCGCACTGAACGTCGGGCTGAATCCGGTTGAGATTAAGGAGGCCGTTTATCAGTGTGCTCCCTACATCGGATTCCCGAAAACGTTGAACGCCATTAACGAACTCAACGAGGTTTTCAAAGTCCACAACATCGCAATACCGCTTGAAAGCCAAAAGCAGGTGAACGAAGAAACCCGTTTTGACAAGGGTCTTGCCGTGCAGACGGAGATTTTTGGCGATGTCATTCCGAAAATGCGAGCAAGTGCACCGGCCAATCAAAAGCATATCCAGTACTATCTTTCGTCTTTCTGTTTTGGCGACTTCTATACGCGCGGCGGACTTGATTTGAAAACGCGGGAGCTGCTGACGCTTTGCATCATCAGTGCGCTTGGAGGTGCCGAGGGGCAAGTAAGGGCTCATGTGCAGGGGAACCTGAATGTGGGACATGACAAAGAAACATTGATCGCTGCCATCACCCACTGCCTTCCGTATATAGGATTTCCAAGGACGTTGAACGCATTAGCTTGCGTCAATGAAATCATTCCTGAAAATTAA
- a CDS encoding MFS transporter, giving the protein MAKRNRLLILILTIGVFGILNTEMGVIGILPSIAEHFDVSITRAGWLVSLFAIAVAVSGPTMPLLFSGMNRKKVMLLVLGVFVAGNVVSIIAPNFTVALIARVVPAIFHPVYCSLAFTAAAASVSKEEASKAVSKVFIGVSAGMVIGVPIASFMASAASLQMAMAFFAVVNMAVIVATLLFVPSMPVEERISYGAQVSVLRRSTTWLSIAAVIFLNGAVFGVYSYLAEYLKTVTTMSSSAVSVVLFIFGGANIIGNVVAGKLLTDRAIQSVVSFPFVLGAAYILLFLFGQFSIPVAVITFIWGIIAGIGGNINQYLMMSSAPDAPDFANGMFISSCNVGTTLGTAAGGLLISGMGTPYVVFVGFLFLVLGFVTILLRNVRAVTQTNLNSL; this is encoded by the coding sequence TTGGCTAAACGAAATCGTTTGTTGATATTAATCTTAACCATCGGAGTCTTCGGGATTTTGAATACCGAGATGGGGGTAATCGGAATCTTGCCCTCCATCGCGGAGCATTTTGACGTGAGTATTACTCGAGCTGGTTGGCTGGTGAGTCTTTTTGCCATCGCCGTTGCCGTATCCGGTCCAACAATGCCGTTATTGTTCTCGGGCATGAATCGGAAAAAGGTCATGTTACTCGTACTCGGGGTTTTCGTTGCGGGGAACGTTGTTTCCATAATTGCTCCTAACTTTACGGTTGCCTTAATCGCTCGTGTCGTACCCGCCATTTTTCATCCGGTGTATTGTTCATTGGCGTTTACGGCAGCCGCTGCTTCGGTGAGCAAGGAGGAAGCTTCGAAAGCCGTTTCGAAAGTGTTTATCGGAGTTTCTGCCGGCATGGTCATCGGCGTACCGATCGCAAGTTTCATGGCCAGCGCAGCCTCTTTGCAAATGGCGATGGCGTTCTTTGCCGTCGTGAATATGGCGGTAATCGTTGCTACTCTTCTATTTGTTCCCTCTATGCCTGTCGAGGAAAGAATATCTTACGGAGCGCAAGTATCCGTATTAAGAAGATCGACGACTTGGCTTTCCATTGCGGCCGTAATCTTTTTAAATGGGGCCGTTTTCGGAGTCTATAGTTATCTTGCGGAGTATCTCAAAACCGTTACGACGATGTCTTCAAGTGCCGTTAGCGTCGTGCTGTTTATTTTCGGCGGAGCCAATATCATCGGAAACGTAGTCGCGGGAAAGCTGCTTACGGATCGCGCCATCCAATCCGTCGTTTCTTTTCCGTTCGTATTGGGAGCAGCATACATCCTCTTATTCTTGTTCGGGCAGTTTAGTATACCTGTGGCTGTCATTACTTTCATTTGGGGAATAATAGCCGGAATCGGAGGAAATATCAATCAATATTTGATGATGTCTTCCGCGCCGGATGCACCGGATTTCGCGAATGGAATGTTTATATCCTCCTGTAACGTGGGAACGACTTTGGGCACGGCAGCAGGGGGGTTATTGATCTCGGGAATGGGGACGCCCTACGTCGTTTTCGTGGGATTCCTGTTTTTGGTACTAGGTTTCGTGACCATTTTGCTAAGAAACGTTAGAGCGGTTACCCAAACAAACTTAAATTCATTATAA